The following coding sequences lie in one Phalacrocorax aristotelis chromosome 2, bGulAri2.1, whole genome shotgun sequence genomic window:
- the GGCT gene encoding gamma-glutamylcyclotransferase isoform X2, giving the protein MEPGGDTEPGGGGFLYYAYGSNLLRERLLLRNPSAALCALARLQVPAGSGGGVVWRCRGWEAAACGSPVAPVEPRVRAPRGSATSRPAWIRLVAGAAVARIRGGVLVTLDVAACAVTSRALGACYRGYPQPKAVFALVPPLQALSYWAASQDPNAQRVMSLEM; this is encoded by the exons ATGGAGCCGGGCGGTGACACGGAACCGGGGGGCGGCGGTTTCCTGTACTACGCATACGGCAGCAACCTGCTGCGGGAGCGGCTGCTGCTGCGCAACCCCTCGGCGGCGCTCTGCGCCCTGGCACGCCTGCAGGTGCCTGCTGGGTCCGGGGGTGGCGTGGTGTGGCGGTGCCGCGGGTGGGAAGCGGCGGCTTGCGGAAGCCCGGTTGCCCCCGTGGAGCCGCGTGTTCGCGCCCCACGGGGCAGCGCTACATCCCGGCCTGCGTGGATCCGGCTGGTCGCGGGGGCAGCCGTAGCGCGAATCAGGGGCGGGGTCCTCGTCACTCTTGACGTCGCGGCGTGCGCCGTGACGTCGCGGGCGCTCGGGGCCTGTTATCGGGGCTACCCTCAGCCAAAGGCGGTGTTTGCGTTAGTCCCGCCTCTGCAGGCTTTGTCTTACTGGGCTGCCAGCCAAGACCCCAACGCGCAAAGAGTTATGAGCCTGGAAAT GTGA
- the GGCT gene encoding gamma-glutamylcyclotransferase isoform X1 — translation MEPGGDTEPGGGGFLYYAYGSNLLRERLLLRNPSAALCALARLQDFKLEFGLPQGRTSSVWHGGTATIVESPGDEVWGIVWKMNTSNLSSLDKQEGVDAGIYVPIEVNVHTQAGNVLTCRSYQMKDYVRGPPSPQYKKVICMGAKQNGLPADYQKKLEAIETNNYAGPVPIMEEIEAAIKAKKY, via the exons ATGGAGCCGGGCGGTGACACGGAACCGGGGGGCGGCGGTTTCCTGTACTACGCATACGGCAGCAACCTGCTGCGGGAGCGGCTGCTGCTGCGCAACCCCTCGGCGGCGCTCTGCGCCCTGGCACGCCTGCAG GATTTTAAGCTCGAGTTTGGCCTTCCTCAAGGCAGGACAAGTTCTGTCTGGCATGGAGGTACAGCTACCATTGTTGAGAGCCCTGGAGACGAAGTATGGGGAATAGTGTGGAAAATGAACACTAGCAATTTAAGTTCACTGGATAA GCAAGAGGGAGTTGACGCTGGCATTTATGTCCCAATAGAAGTTAATGTCCACACTCAAGCAGGAAACGTACTGACCTGTCGAAGCTACCAGATGAAGGACTACGTCCGTGGTCCCCCTTCTCCTCAGTATAAAAAG GTTATCTGCATGGGTGCAAAACAGAATGGCTTGCCAGCTGACTATCAGAAGAAATTAGAAGCTATTGAAACTAATAACTATGCAGGGCCAGTGCCAATCATGGAAGAGATTGAAGCTGCtattaaagcaaagaaatattaa